A window of Longimicrobiales bacterium genomic DNA:
GTTCACGAACGTGACCCTGATGCGGAGCCGCATCGACATCGCCAGCTCAGCGTCCAGCCAGACGAATACCGAACGGCGCATGGTCGGCCAGGCACCCTACGTCGCCAACCTGGGCGTCACCTGGGCGCCGGAATGGCGCGGCACGAGCGCGACGATGCTCTACAACGTGGTCGGCGAGCGCATCGTGAGCGCGGGTGAGGTGCCGCTGCCGGATGTGATCGAGCAGCCACGTCACATGCTCGACATGTCACTGCGCACCACGGTCCTCGGATCGGTTTCGCTGAAGCTCGACGCGAAGAATCTGCTCGATGCTCCGTACGAGCTGGTGCAGGGCGATGTCATCCGCGAGTCGTATCGCAGCGGCCGCTCGTACAGCGTCGGGCTGTCGTGGAAGCAGTAGCGCGCTGCGTCCTCGGTGACAGGTGTGGAGCATTGGCTCAGAAGGTGTGAAGCCGTGACGCGATCGAGACAGACAGGAGACGATGCGGGTGCAGACGGATGCTCTATTGATTCTGACGCGCAGCCGTACCGCGGTCCACTGACGCGACCGTGCTCAACAGCAAATCGCAGCAAAGGTGAAGCGATGATGGCCCGACTGAAGTTCGTACCGATCCTGCTCGCAGCCTTCGTGGCGGCAGGTTGTGACGATGATCCTACCGAACCGGCCGCACTGAACGCCCCTGCCAACGTCCAGGCGACGTCCGCCTCGCCGACCTCGGTGACCGTGAACTTCGGCGTGGTCGCGGGTGCGTCGAGCTACGTTATCGAGCGCGCCGCCGGGTCTGCAACCTACACACAGATCGGCACGACGACGTCGTCGCCGTATACGGATGCGACGGTTCAACCGGAAACGTCGTATCAGTACCGTGTCGCAGCAGTGAGCGGGTCGCGGCAGAGCTCGTTCAGCGCGGCCGCATCGGTCACCACACCTGCGGACGGGCCGGCCGTCGCGACGATCAGCGGGGACTTCACAGCGAACCGGACGCTGTACGCGGACACGACCTACACGCTGAGCGGGTTCGTCCACGTGCCGGCGGGTGTCACGCTGACGATCGAGCCCGGCACCACGATCCACGGCGACTACAACACGCTGGGCTCGGCACTGTTCGTCCTGCGCGGCGGCCGGATCATGGCATGCGGCACGGCGGCCGCGCCGATCGTGTTCACGTCTTCGCGGCCGGTCGGGCAGCGGCAGCCGGGTGACTGGGGCGGCCTCGTGATCGTCGGCAACGCGACGATCAACCGCGGGACCGGCACGGAGCTGGAGGGGCGCGCGGGTGAGATCACATATGGCGGCGGCACGAACGACGCCGACAACAGCGGTGAGCTCTGCTATGTGCGCGTCGAGTTCGCGGGCTATGCGATCTCGCCGGACAACGAGCTGAACGCATTCACGTTCGCGGCGGTCGGCAGCGGCACGAAGCTGGAATACCTCCAGGCGATGTCAGGGCTGGATGACCACTTCGAGTGGTTCGGCGGCACGGTCGACTCGAAGTACCTCGTGTCCTACGAATCCGGCGATGACCACTTCGACGCGTCGGAAGGATATCGCGGCCGGTCCCAGTTCATGATCGCCTACCAGTCGAAGGTGCTCACCCCGCGGCCCGGCGCAGGCACGGTGTCGGGCGACCCGCAGGGCATCGAGAACGACGGCTGTGCGGGCGCCAACTGCATCAATGGCCAGGACTCGCAGCCGTTCACCGCGCCGCTGTGGGCGAACTTCACGCTGATCGGCACCGGTCCCGGGTTCGTCGATGCCACATCCGGCGGCCACGGCATGGTGATCCGGCGCGGCGCGGCCGGCTACTACGTGAACGGTGTCGTCGCCCGCTGGCCGAAGTCGGCGCTCTCCGTGCGTGACGCCACCACGACCGCGCGCGTGACGGCGGGGGAGATGCTCGTGGCGAACGTGCTCGGCGTCGAGAACGGGTCACTGCTCCACGCGGGGCAGCAGCCGTACGACACGACGTCGAACAGCGTGGCCTCGGCGGTCGGATCCGCAGCGAGCCTGTTCAACCTGCTGCCCTCCGATCCCACGAACGCTGCGCAGTTCGACTGGGCGCCCACGACCATGGCCCCGCAGCGCACGGGCGGCATGAGCACGTTCCCGGCAAGCATCGCCGCGAAGGCCGGCACGTTCATCACACCGACCGCGTATCGCGGCGCGGCTGACCCGCAGGGTCCGAAGTGGTGGGAGGGCTGGACGATCTACGCCGACAACTGATCGGACGTGAATCGCCCGCGCCGGGCGGGCACACTGGGTGGAGGGGTGGGGCCGGGATCCGAGCCCGGGTCCGGATGATGGCAGGCGGCCGGTGGCGGAAGATCCGCTGCCGGCCGCATGCACCATGGAGAGAAGATGAAGCTCAACGGGGTGGTGCCCGTCGTCGTGCTGCTGATCGGCGCGGGTTGTGACATGACACAGGCGGCAACCGCGGAACAGGAAGGCGGGGTGGGAATCGTGAGCGCAATGCAGGGCGACAGCGCGCGCCGGGCACCGGCTCCGGTCGCTGACAGCATACTGCCGATGGCGACCATGATCGCGCGATTCCAGGCGGATCTGCCCGCTGTCGCTTCACTCGGTGACGACGCACCGCGATCGGTCGATGAGCTGATCGCGCGGTTCGTCGAAGCCGTGGAGGACAGCAGTACCGATGCGCTGGCGGCGCTGATGCTGAGCCGCGCCGAGTTCGCGCATCTCTATTTCCCGAGCTCGGCTCATGCACAGCCGCCGTATGCGCAGCCGCCCGCCGTGAACTGGCTGCTGCTCGAGCAGAACAGCCTCAAGGGCCAGTCGCGCCTGCTGCGGCGATTCGGCGGAAAGCGGCTGCCCGTGGCGTCTCATCACTGCGCGGGCGCGCCGGTGATCCAGGGCGCCAATCGGATCCACCAGACGTGCACACTCAGGATCAGCAGTGCGGATGGCTGGACGGAGGACGTCAGGCTGTTCGGCTCGATCGTGGAGCGCGACGGCCGCTTCAAGCTGCTGTCTCTGTCGAACCGCCTCTAGCGGCCCCATGGCCACGGCCTCACCCGGGTCTGTGTAAACATCGTGTAACATCATCGCCTCACGCCCGCGCGGGCATTGCCGTCGGTCGGGTCGCGAGCGAGCCTGTATGGGTCCGGGGCACCCGTCGGGAGTCCACCGCCGCGGACAGCGCTGCACAGGTATGGAGGGAACGACCGATGTGGGTATCGTTGCGGAAGAGGAAGCCCGCCTCAGATCCAGGCGCTGGCGACGAACGCGGACACGGCCAGGATCCAGCCGGCGAGGACGTCGCCCGGGTAATGGACGCCGAGGTAGCAGCGGGACAGGCCGACCATGACGCCGAGGCCGAGCAGCCATGGCGTGAGCGCTGGAACGGCCAGCGCGGCACCGAGCGCGACTGACATTGCAGCGGCCGCGTGGCCGCTGGGAAAACTGAAGCGGTCGGGGGCCTCGACCAGCGACTGGATGCCGACCGGCAGCTGCGGCCGGCGCCTCGAGATCGTCCGTTTCAGCAGCTGCACGCACAGATGCGACCCGGCGAGGGCGAACGCCGCACGCCGGCCGGCACCGTTCCAGGCCGCTGATGGGGCGGCGAGCATCGCAACCGCAGCAGTGATCGTGAACGCGGCGCCGCCGAGGTGAGTCATTCGGCCGATGGCGCGATCCATCCGGCTGTACCGTCTCGCCACGACGTAGAAGAGGGCCCGCTCGTCCCCCCGATGTATTCTGACCATCAATTCGTTCATCGCATCTCCTCTGCGGCAATCTCATGACCCGCCGCAACGGCCGATCCTCATGCAGGTAACGAGCCGGTAACGACACGCGGGCGCCGTGCGGTCACCAGTTCGTTACATTTCCTTGACAGGACGTTGACGGGCCGTCGCTAGCTCTCTGTAGACAGAGGCGCAGCGTGTGACGTCGCAGGTACCCGACTGCTGCGTCCGGACCACAGACCTGCAGGCTCATGAGTACAAATTCGGTGCGGAAGACACCGGCCAGGATTCTGGTGGTGGAAGACGAGCGGGACATTGCGGCGCTCGTCGCATACCATCTCACCAAGGAAGGGTACCGGGTCCGCACGACGGAGGGCGGGCAGGAGGCACTGGAAGCCGTCAGTGCCGAGAAGCCCGATCTGATCGTGCTGGATCTGATGCTGCCCGGATTCTCCGGCTATGAGGTGTTACAGGAGTTGCGGCGGCGGCCGGACATGGCGGATGTGCCCGTGGTGGTGCTTACGGCGCGTCGCGATGAGGCGGATCGTGTGAAGGGACTGGAGCTCGGCGCCGACGACTACGTGACGAAGCCGTTCAGTCCGCGGGAGCTGGTGCTGCGGGTGGGTGCCGTGCTGAGGCGGGCGCAATCACCCGCAGTGGCCGGTGGCGGGCGGACGCTGCGGGCGGGCAGCATCACGGTGGACCTGAACGCGCTGAGTGTCGCGGTGGATGGCGCCGAGGTGGAGCTCACGCCGACGGAGTACCGGCTGCTCGTGACACTGCTGGAGCGACGCGGGCGGGTGCAGAGCCGGCAGCAGCTGCTGGAAAACGCCTGGGACATTCACGCCCGGATCGAGACGCGCACGGTGGACATGCACGTCCAGCGGCTGCGCACCAAGCTCGGTGAGAATGGCAGCCTGATCGAAACCGTGCGCGGCTTCGGCTACCGGTTCCGCGGCCGCGAGGACGAATGAGCGGCACCCTGCGTACTGCGCGGCTGTTCGCCGGCGTGAGCGTCGCGGCGCTGACGCTGAGCGGGATCGTGCTCGTGCAGGTGGTCGGCAGCGCGCTGCGTGATGCGGGGGTCGATGCGGCGTCGGCCGGTGCCGTGCAACGCACTGTGATCGTAACCCTCGCCGCGCTCGGCGTAATCCTGCTCGCCGTCGCGATCGTCGCCGGGCGCGCGTATGCACGGTCCCTATACGAGCTGCGGGAAGCAGTGCTCGCGCGCGCGCGTGGGGACGAGTCCGAACCGCCGGATTTCGCGGTCCGGGAGCTGAGCGATCTGATGAGTGCGGTGGAGCGGCTGTCCGCGCACGTGTCGGCAAGGGAAGCGCGCACTGCGCGCGAGGGTGCGGAAGTCGCCGTCCTGCTGGACGCGATCTCCGAAGGCATCCTGCAGATCGACAGCGGCGGCCGCGTCGTACGCGCGAATCCGGCGGCGCGCCGGCTGCTCGGTCTGTCATCGCGCACGGCG
This region includes:
- a CDS encoding fibronectin type III domain-containing protein; its protein translation is MMARLKFVPILLAAFVAAGCDDDPTEPAALNAPANVQATSASPTSVTVNFGVVAGASSYVIERAAGSATYTQIGTTTSSPYTDATVQPETSYQYRVAAVSGSRQSSFSAAASVTTPADGPAVATISGDFTANRTLYADTTYTLSGFVHVPAGVTLTIEPGTTIHGDYNTLGSALFVLRGGRIMACGTAAAPIVFTSSRPVGQRQPGDWGGLVIVGNATINRGTGTELEGRAGEITYGGGTNDADNSGELCYVRVEFAGYAISPDNELNAFTFAAVGSGTKLEYLQAMSGLDDHFEWFGGTVDSKYLVSYESGDDHFDASEGYRGRSQFMIAYQSKVLTPRPGAGTVSGDPQGIENDGCAGANCINGQDSQPFTAPLWANFTLIGTGPGFVDATSGGHGMVIRRGAAGYYVNGVVARWPKSALSVRDATTTARVTAGEMLVANVLGVENGSLLHAGQQPYDTTSNSVASAVGSAASLFNLLPSDPTNAAQFDWAPTTMAPQRTGGMSTFPASIAAKAGTFITPTAYRGAADPQGPKWWEGWTIYADN
- a CDS encoding response regulator transcription factor; amino-acid sequence: MSTNSVRKTPARILVVEDERDIAALVAYHLTKEGYRVRTTEGGQEALEAVSAEKPDLIVLDLMLPGFSGYEVLQELRRRPDMADVPVVVLTARRDEADRVKGLELGADDYVTKPFSPRELVLRVGAVLRRAQSPAVAGGGRTLRAGSITVDLNALSVAVDGAEVELTPTEYRLLVTLLERRGRVQSRQQLLENAWDIHARIETRTVDMHVQRLRTKLGENGSLIETVRGFGYRFRGREDE
- a CDS encoding phosphatase PAP2 family protein, which codes for MNELMVRIHRGDERALFYVVARRYSRMDRAIGRMTHLGGAAFTITAAVAMLAAPSAAWNGAGRRAAFALAGSHLCVQLLKRTISRRRPQLPVGIQSLVEAPDRFSFPSGHAAAAMSVALGAALAVPALTPWLLGLGVMVGLSRCYLGVHYPGDVLAGWILAVSAFVASAWI